The following coding sequences are from one Nicotiana tomentosiformis chromosome 3, ASM39032v3, whole genome shotgun sequence window:
- the LOC138906944 gene encoding uncharacterized protein — protein MDALTRLIQGEVPWCMLFTDDIVLDETRSSVNERLEVWRQTLESKGFKLSKTKMKYLECKFNAEPREAGMEVRLESQVIPKRDSFKYLGSVIQRDGEIDEDVTHRIRVRWMKWRLASRVMCDRKVPPILKGKFYRAVVRPAMLYGVECWPVKNLHTQKMKVAEMIMLRWMCGHTRMDKIREKVGVSPMDAKMREARLRWFGNIRRKSLNAPVGSILHFHCVGLYVLVIVIAFYLFSGSYDAVIIS, from the exons ATGGATGCACTGACACGCcttattcaaggggaggtgccttggTGTATGTTATTCACTGATGACATAGTGCTAGATGAGACGCGAAGCAGCGTCaatgagaggctggaggtttggagacaaacccttgagtctaagggtttcaagttgagcaagaCTAAGATGAAATacctggagtgcaagttcaacGCGGAGCCAAGGGAAGCAGGCATGGAAGTGAGGCTTGAATCTcaggtcatccccaagagagacagtttcaagtaccttgggtcggttatccagaGGGATGgggagatcgatgaggatgtcacacaccgtataagggtgaggtggatgaaatggagattaGCATCTAGAGTCATGTGTGACAGaaaagtgccaccgatactcaaaggtaagttttatagagcggtggttagaccagccatgttgtatggggttgagtgttggccagttaagaactTACAtacccagaagatgaaagtagcagaaatgataatgttgaggtggatgtgcgggcacactaggatggataagattcgGGAGAAGGTTGGCGTGTCTCCTATGGATgccaagatgcgggaagcgaggcttagatggttcgggaaCATACGGAGAAAAAGTCTGAATGCCCCGGTagggag TATTCTCCATTTTCATTGTGTCGGACTTTATGTACTGGTTATTGTTATTGCCTTTTATCTATTTTCTGGTTCTTATGATGCTGTCATTATCTCTTGA
- the LOC138906945 gene encoding uncharacterized protein — MAANCIRVVGTRVLGVLKGYSSKHKGDWWWNEVIQDKVKAKKAAYLKLVGSTCEEERRVNRERYKVRGRSRIKWGALTKDKDQEFEGMLSYMGACRSSGYTSAMWTMTANFIREAAREVLGVLKGYSDGHKGDWWWNEVIQGKVEAKKAAYMKLVGITGEEERRSNRDRHKELGDRGGEKKLFRLAKAREKKARDLDQVRFIKDEDGRVLMGEAQIKRRW, encoded by the exons ATGGCGGCAAACTGTATTAGAGTAGTAGGGACGCGAGTACTAGGTGTATTGAAGGGTTACTCCAGCAAACACAAAggtgactggtggtggaatgaagtgatTCAAGATAAAGTAAAAGCGAAGAAGGCGGCATACCTGAAGTTAGTAGGGAGCACATGTGAGGAGGAGAGGAGAGTGAACAGAGAAAGGTATAAGGTACGAGGACGATCGaggatcaagtggggagccttgactaaGGATAAAGACCAGGAGTTTGAGGGGATGTTATCGTATATGGGTGCCTGTAGGAGTAGTGGGTACACGAGCGCTATGTGGACGATGACGGCAAACTTTATTAGAGAGGCAGCGAGAGAGGTGCTAGGGGTATTGAAGGGTTACTCCGATGGACACAAAggtgactggtggtggaatgaagtgattcaaggtaaagtggaagcgaagAAGGCAGCGTACATGAAGTTAGTAGGGATAACAGGTGAGGAGGAGAGAAGATCAAATAGAGATAGGCATAAG GAATTGGGGGACAGAggcggggagaagaagttatttcgACTAGCCAAGGCGAGAGAGAAGAAGGCTCGGGATCTGGACCAAGTGAggttcatcaaagacgaggatgGTAGAGTATTAATGGGAGAGGCTCAGATTAAGCGGAGATGGTAG
- the LOC104086326 gene encoding stromal 70 kDa heat shock-related protein, chloroplastic-like yields the protein MSSIMAATATHQVKIPFSGLKLDKKTPCFVSREKCYSNKGVLRQKYRPMKIVSEKVVGIDLGTTNSAVAVMEGGQPTIVTNAEGQRTTPSVVAYTKNGDRLVGQIAKRQAVVNPENTFFSVKRFIGRKMTEVDEESKQVSYRVMKDENGNVKLECPAIGKQFAPEEISAQVLRKLVDDASKFLNDKVGKAVVTVPAYFNDSQRTATKDAGRIAGLDVLRIINEPTAASLAYGFEKKNNETILVFDLGGGTFDVSVLEVGDGVFEVLSTSGDTHLGGDDFDKRTVDWLAENFRKEEGIDLLKDKQALQRLTEAAEKAKIELSTLTQTNISLPFITPTADGPKHIETTLTRAKFEELCSDLLDRLKTPVETALKDANLSFKDIDEVVLVGGSTRIPAVQNLVCKMTGKEPNVSVNPDEVVALGASVQAGVLAGDVSDIVLLDVTPLSLGLETLGGVMTKIIPRNTTLPTSKSEVFSTAADGQTSVEINVLQGEREFVKDNKSLGRFRLDGIPPAPRGVPQIEVKFDIDANGILSVMATDKGTGKKQDITITGASTLPKDEVDRMVQEAEKFAKEDKEKRDSIDTKNQAESVVYQTEKQLKELGDKVPADVKDKVESKLSELKDAISGGSTQTIKDAMAALNQEVMQLGQSLYSQPGAAAGPAGAGPAGASGSSGKDDGDGEVIDADFSESN from the exons ATGAGCTCAATTATGGCTGCAACTGCAACCCACCAAGTGAAAATCCCATTTTCCGGGCTTAAACTCGACAAAAAAACTCCATGCTTTGTATCAAGAGAGAAATGTTACAGCAACAAAGGAGTACTAAGGCAAAAGTACAGACCCATGAAAATAGTGAGCGAGAAGGTGGTGGGGATAGATTTAGGTACAACAAACTCAGCAGTGGCAGTAATGGAAGGTGGACAACCGACGATAGTGACAAATGCGGAGGGACAAAGAACGACGCCGTCTGTGGTGGCGTATACGAAGAACGGCGATAGACTAGTCGGGCAAATAGCGAAAAGGCAAGCGGTAGTGAATCCTGAGAATACTTTTTTTTCGGTAAAGAGGTTTATAGGGAGGAAAATGACCGAGGTTGATGAAGAATCGAAGCAGGTGTCGTATAGAGTGATGAAGGATGAGAATGGGAATGTTAAGCTTGAGTGTCCTGCTATTGGTAAGCAGTTTGCTCCTGAGGAAATTTCTGCTCAG GTCTTGAGAAAGCTTGTTGATGATGCCTCAAAGTTCTTGAATGATAAAGTTGGTAAAGCAGTGGTTACAGTACCTGCATACTTCAATGACTCCCAGAGAACTGCAACGAAAGATGCAGGTCGCATTGCCGGATTAGATGTTCTCCGTATAATTAATGAACCCACTGCTGCTTCATTGGCTTATGGATTTGAGAAGAAGAATAATGAAACCATTCTAGTGTTTGACCTGGGAGGTGGTACTTTTGATGTGTCAG TTCTTGAGGTTGGAGATGGAGTATTTGAGGTGCTCTCTACCTCAGGCGACACACACTTGGGAGGTGATGATTTTGATAAG AGAACTGTCGACTGGCTTGCTGAAAATTTCCGAAAAGAAGAAGGAATAGACCTTCTGAAGGATAAACAAGCGCTTCAACGTCTTACTGAAGCTGCTGAAAAGGCAAAAATAGAATTGTCAACCTTGACTCAAACTAATATCAG TTTGCCATTCATCACTCCTACTGCAGATGGTCCAAAACATATTGAGACAACACTTACAAGGGCCAAGTTTGAGGAGTTATGCTCAGACTTATTAGACAG GCTTAAAACACCAGTAGAAACTGCCTTAAAGGATGCCAACCTTTCCTTCAAAGATATAGATGAAGTAGTTCTTGTTGGTGGATCGACACGAATACCAGCTGTCCAAAACCTTGTCTGCAAGATGACTGGTAAAGAGCCTAATGTTTCTGTCAATCCTGATGAGGTAGTTGCTCTTGGAGCTTCAGTTCAG GCTGGTGTCTTGGCTGGAGATGTTAGTGACATTGTGTTATTAGATGTAACTCCATTGTCACTCGGTCTGGAAACTCTAGGTGGAGTTATGACAAAAATCATCCCAAGAAATACAACACTACCGACTTCAAAGTCAGAAGTCTTCTCAACCGCGGCAGATGGGCAAACCAGTGTTGAGATTAATGTGCTGCAAGGTGAAAGAGAGTTTGTAAAAGACAACAAGTCTCTTGGAAGGTTCCGTCTGGATGGGATTCCTCCAGCTCCTCGTGGTGTTCCCCAGATTGAAGTAAAATTTGATATTGATGCCAATGGTATTCTCTCTGTCATGGCTACTGATAAGGGTACCGGAAAGAAGCAGGACATTACTATAACCGGTGCTAGCACTTTGCCCAAAGATGAG GTTGATAGAATGGTTCAGGAAGCTGAGAAGTTTGCTAAAGAGGACAAGGAGAAGAGGGATTCCATTGACACAAAGAACCAAGCAGAATCTGTTGTATATCAAACTGAGAAGCAGCTAAAAGAGTTGGGAGACAAGGTGCCAGCTGATGTTAAAGACAAGGTGGAATCGAAACTGAGCGAGCTCAAGGATGCCATATCTGGCGGTTCAACACAAACCATTAAGGATGCGATGGCTGCATTGAACCAAGAAGTAATGCAGCTAGGACAGTCTCTATACAGCCAGCCAGGTGCTGCTGCTGGTCCTGCTGGTGCAGGTCCGGCGGGGGCATCTGGTTCCAGTGGCAAGGATGATGGAGATGGAGAAGTAATCGATGCAGACTTCAGCGAAAGCAATTAA